The following coding sequences are from one Homalodisca vitripennis isolate AUS2020 chromosome 7, UT_GWSS_2.1, whole genome shotgun sequence window:
- the LOC124366071 gene encoding uncharacterized protein LOC124366071, with translation MTALSWFFGGKKKEEKPVTVEAVEVGNDEDYTIIQAYPNQPGLYPQMPQSLYPTSQFYTPLPYSVLPQRQDQQPAGSVAVRANPQNQLDGVPFVLSPKLEQGSSQSQIPGLEDLRRAVFQIAADINDPMFQYEFNLEQSVMQEASLYNRDSA, from the coding sequence ATGACTGCTTTATCATGGTTCTTTGGTGGGAAGAAGAAAGAGGAGAAACCGGTTACAGTGGAGGCCGTTGAGGTGGGTAATGATGAGGACTATACGATCATACAGGCCTATCCCAACCAGCCTGGACTCTACCCCCAGATGCCACAGTCACTCTACCCCACATCTCAGTTCTACACGCCTCTGCCATACTCAGTGCTGCCACAACGACAGGACCAGCAACCCGCAGGGAGCGTCGCAGTCAGAGCTAATCCTCAGAACCAATTGGATGGCGTTCCTTTCGTCTTATCCCCCAAGCTGGAGCAAGGCTCTAGCCAGTCTCAGATACCTGGACTAGAAGATCTCAGACGTGCGGTATTCCAAATCGCGGCTGACATAAATGATCCTATGTTTCAATACGAATTCAATCTGGAACAATCGGTTATGCAGGAGGCGTCCTTGTATAATCGCGACAGTGCCTAG